A genomic stretch from Halichoerus grypus chromosome 5, mHalGry1.hap1.1, whole genome shotgun sequence includes:
- the SLC7A13 gene encoding LOW QUALITY PROTEIN: solute carrier family 7 member 13 (The sequence of the model RefSeq protein was modified relative to this genomic sequence to represent the inferred CDS: substituted 2 bases at 2 genomic stop codons) has product MDRGKKMQLKRMFGYCWGTSFLIINIIGIGLFVAPKGILKYFCMNVGLSLCIWAACALLSMMTTLCSAEIGITFPHSGAHYYFLKRCFGNLISFLNLWTALFLGPGLAASQALLLAEYSTEPFYPSCSAPKLPKKCLALAMLRTVGILNSRGVKEVTWLQTASLVLKMAPLGLISLSGEVLLLRGRKSFQNSXYXVSRSLWFIDAVFQGYFVFSGGGCFTFIAGELKKPRKTIPRCIFTALPLVTIIYLLVTISHLPVLTPQEILSSGNTHCVSH; this is encoded by the exons atggATAGAGGGAAGAAGATGCAACTCAAGAGAATGTTTGGATATTGCTGGGGCACAAGttttttaatcattaatataATTGGTATAGGACTTTTTGTGGCCCCCAAAGGGATATTGAAGTACTTTTGCATGAATGTGGGGCTCTCCCTGTGTATTTGGGCTGCTTGTGCCCTGTTGTCCATGATGAccactctctgctcagcagagataGGTATAACCTTCCCACACAGCGGAGCTCACTACTATTTTCTCAAAAGATGTTTCGGCAACTTGATCTCTTTTCTGAATCTCTGGACAGCTTTGTTTCTGGGGCCAGGGTTAGCTGCCAGCCAAGCCCTACTCCTCGCTGAGTATAGCACTGAACCTTTTTATCCCAGCTGCTCTGCTCCAAAGCTGCCAAAGAAATGTCTGGCGCTAGCCATGTTGCGGACTGTGGGAATTCTGAATTCTCGCGGTGTGAAAGAGGTGACTTGGCTTCAGACAGCCAGCCTAGTGCTGAAAATGGCCCCACTGGGCCTTATTTCCCTGAGTGGAGAGGTACTGCTGTTGAGAGGAAGGAAGAGCTTTCAGAACTCTTGATACTGAGTTTCCAGAAGCCTCTGGTTTATAGACGCTGTTTTCCAAGGATATTTTGTGTTCTCAGGCGGGGGATGTTTTACATTTATAGCA g GGGAGCTGAAGAAACCCAGAAAGACAATTCCAAGATGCATTTTTACTGCTTTACCTCTGGTGACTATCATTTATCTACTGGTTACTATTTCCCACCTGCCTGTTCTGACACCCCAGGAAATTCTCTCTTCAG GAAACACGCATTGTGTTTCTCACTGA